In bacterium, the DNA window GAGAATCCTCATTTTGTCACCTCGGCATTGCGGCGTTTCACACAGCATGATTTTACAGGTCTTCTTGATGAGTATGGCGTGAAATACGAGGAAAGGGAACACGGCCAGCTTTTCTGCAGGGGGAGCGCGAAAGAGGTGATTAACCTTTTACTGAAGGAATGCGGCGCTGCGGGTGCGAAAATCCGGACGGGATGCAGTGTAAAGAAAATTGAAAGAGAGAAAAATTTCCGCGTAAAAACAAATTTGGGAGATTTTATTTCCGAGTCGCTGGTCATTGCCACAGGAGGGCTGTCCCTGCCGGAATCCGGCGCGACTGCTTTAGGATATAAGATAGCCATACAATTTGGAATCAGGGTTATTAAACAGTTTCCCGGACTGGTGCCTCTTGTTTTGAAAGAAGTAAAAGATTTTAAAAGCCTGTCAGGGATATCCGTTAATGCTTGCGTATCGGTAAACGGCTATTTGTTCAAAGATGCAGTCTTGTTTACCCACAGGGGTTTGAGCGGTCCCGCTATACTGCAGGCATCTAACTACTGGCATAAGGGAGATGAGATTATAATAAATCTTCTCCCGGATGTTAATCTTGAAGAACAACTTGCCCTATGGCAAAGGGAAAAACCCAAATCAACAGGTAAAAACCTGTTATCGACGTTGTTGCCCAGGAGGCTTGCAGCATATTTGTGTTCCGGCCTCAATATAGAAAGGCCAATCAGCCAGTACAGCAAAAAAGATATGAAAAGAATTGCAGAGATATTCAACGCCTGGGGTGTCCGCCCCGTCGACACAGAAGGCTACAGCAAGGCGGAGGTTACAAGAGGCGGTGTCGATACAGATGAGTTATCATCCAGGACTTTTGAGGCGAAAAAAGTGAAAGGGCTTTACTTTATAGGCGAAGTCCTTGATGTCACCGGCTGGCTGGGGGGATACAACCTGCAGTGGGCCTGGTCATCCGGCTATTGCGCCGGCCAATACGTTTAATCACATAAAAATCTATTTATTTTATGGCCTCATTCTAATAAACTCTATAAAAAGGCAGAGTTTAATGAAAAAAGCAATCTTAACTCTTCTTATAATTTTAGGGATTTGTCTGCTTGTGCCGTTTATTTTTGTAAAGGTTTTCCTGGACCAGATTGAAATCCCCGTCACAGAGCCGGAACCTGTTGTTGAGCAGCAGCCGGCCGAAGTCGAAGAAGTCAAAAGAGTTCCACAGAAAGTAAAATGCCCCGATTGCGGAGGAGAAGGCTGCATACAATATGAGAAAGTGGAAAAATGCCCTATGTGCAAGGGCAATAAACTTGTAAAATCAGGAATGAAGGGGTCTGACACGATGTATCCGTGCCCCAAATGCGGCGGAACCGGTGTTAAGAAAAAGACCGCGTGGAAAACATGCCCCAAATGCGGGGGGAAAGGTTATATAGAGCGTTATAGCCGGTAGTATCTTATGGGTAAGAAAAAAGTCCTTTTTATATGCGTTCATAATTCCGCGAGAAGCCAGATGGCTGAAGCTTATCTTAAGAAGTTTTCGCCGGACGACTTTGATGTTGAGAGCGCCGGACTGGAGCCGGGAGAGCTGAATCCTGTTGTCGTGGAGGCAATGAAGGAGGATGGCATTGATATTTCCGGAAACAAAACTAAAAGCGCGCATGATTTTATCCGCCAGGGCAGAAAGTACGACTATGTTATTACGGTCTGTGACGAATCGGGAAGGGAAAAATGCCCTGTTTTCCCGGGCAAAGTAGAAAGGCTGCACTGGAGCTTCCCGGACCCGTCTTCTCTGAAAGGCAGCGCGCCGGAGAAACTGGAGAAAATCAGGGAAATAAGGGATTCCATCAAGAAGAGAATCACGGACTGGCTGAAGGAGCCGCGCTGAGATTAACTTTTGCCGTTCTGAGGCGGTATAACTCCCCCCGAAACAATACACTTGATTGCCTTATCCACAGAAATATCCAGTTCGATGATTTTATCTTTAGGGACGAAAAGTATCATTCCCGAAAAAGGCGCCGGAGCGAGCGGCACAAACACAGTTATAAGGTTTTTATTTGCTTTCCTGTTCAGTTCATAGAGTTCTTCATTGGTTATAAAACCGAGAGAATAGGATTCTTTTGTGGGGTATTCGACAAGTACGACCTTCTTGAATTTATCTTTTTTATTTGAACTGAAAAGGGAATCGGACAGTTCCTTTGCCGAAGGGTAAATATGGGCTATAAAGGGGATTTTTAAGATTAATTTCTCAAAGACAGGAAAGATCTTTATTCCGATTATGTGGCTTGATATGAACCCGACTATCAGTATGATGAGGATTGTTGTCAGAAACCCCAGCCCGGGTATGGAAAAACCGTATTCTTTTATAAGCAGGGCATTGACATATTTGCCTGTGAGCTGGTCGGCAAAACGGAATATGATGACTATGATATAAACGGAAACGAATAAGGGGAATATGGTTGCTATCCCCGCAAAAAAGGATTTTTTTAAAGAGGAAACAAATGTGGTTTTATGCTCATCCATATAAAAGATTATACCAGTTTCTGTCTTTTTGTTTAAGGTTTTTATATGAAGCCCTTGACAAAATCGGAAATATCGTTATTATTTATAATATGATGTAACCGGTTACATCATATTATCTGTTTTCGACATTGTGGGGGAGAGATGGTTAGAAAAGTTTGTTACTTTGTTGTTTTTCTTTTTGTTTCCATATGTATAACTTCTTTTGCTGAGCCAAGTTATACAGTTTTAGCTCCGGGTTCTACCGATGCCAGGTATGTTTTTGAGTATTCCGATGAAGTATGGTACTACATTAACGTGCCTGATTATTCCTCTTATTGGCCCGGGGGTTGTACGATAAGCGGCGATGTTGACTGGTATCATGAAGGCCAGCATGAGGGGTATGCTTACTTAAACCAGA includes these proteins:
- a CDS encoding NAD(P)/FAD-dependent oxidoreductase: MKVKNHFDVIIIGVGASGLMCALSAGKRGRSVLVLEHSKEAGAKVLVSGGGKCNFTNLSVDKENYISENPHFVTSALRRFTQHDFTGLLDEYGVKYEEREHGQLFCRGSAKEVINLLLKECGAAGAKIRTGCSVKKIEREKNFRVKTNLGDFISESLVIATGGLSLPESGATALGYKIAIQFGIRVIKQFPGLVPLVLKEVKDFKSLSGISVNACVSVNGYLFKDAVLFTHRGLSGPAILQASNYWHKGDEIIINLLPDVNLEEQLALWQREKPKSTGKNLLSTLLPRRLAAYLCSGLNIERPISQYSKKDMKRIAEIFNAWGVRPVDTEGYSKAEVTRGGVDTDELSSRTFEAKKVKGLYFIGEVLDVTGWLGGYNLQWAWSSGYCAGQYV
- a CDS encoding arsenate reductase ArsC; this translates as MGKKKVLFICVHNSARSQMAEAYLKKFSPDDFDVESAGLEPGELNPVVVEAMKEDGIDISGNKTKSAHDFIRQGRKYDYVITVCDESGREKCPVFPGKVERLHWSFPDPSSLKGSAPEKLEKIREIRDSIKKRITDWLKEPR
- a CDS encoding DUF502 domain-containing protein; the encoded protein is MDEHKTTFVSSLKKSFFAGIATIFPLFVSVYIIVIIFRFADQLTGKYVNALLIKEYGFSIPGLGFLTTILIILIVGFISSHIIGIKIFPVFEKLILKIPFIAHIYPSAKELSDSLFSSNKKDKFKKVVLVEYPTKESYSLGFITNEELYELNRKANKNLITVFVPLAPAPFSGMILFVPKDKIIELDISVDKAIKCIVSGGVIPPQNGKS